In Musa acuminata AAA Group cultivar baxijiao chromosome BXJ3-11, Cavendish_Baxijiao_AAA, whole genome shotgun sequence, one DNA window encodes the following:
- the LOC103970134 gene encoding probable serine/threonine-protein kinase PIX13: protein MFINLAPDCLVLPPLLSRPCLVPSRLICILPEILPFSAFCTDEEETSSRLVMGNCFETPAQAVSPTDTRIPSPGRSTTRTTGSDLTATTGKLSTISNSSLGQSIGSSVTIGDAYPEGRILEAPNLVIFTFAELRSATRNFKPDSVLGEGGFGRVYKGWVDEKTLNPTKSGIGMIVAVKKLNPESLQGLEEWQSEVNFLGRLSHPNLVRLLGYCWEEKELLLVYEYMAKGSLENHLFRKGKAYEPLSWDLRMKIAIGAARGLAFLHLSEKQVIYRDFKASNILLDANFVPKLSDFGLAKNGPTGGQSHVTTRVMGTYGYAAPEYVATGHLYVKSDVYGFGVVLLEMLSGLRALDTTRPSGHHNLVDFAKPFLSDRRKLARLMDPRLEGRYPSKAAQQAAQLTVRCLAGDPKSRPSMKEVVETLEHIEVMTSRPRESKSGSPRPLSR from the exons ATGTTTATAAATCTAGCCCCGGACTGCTTAGTCCTTCCTCCCCTCCTCTCCCGCCCTTGCCTTGTCCCTTCTCGTCTCATCTGCATTCTCCCCGAGATTCTCCCTTTCTCCGCTTTTTGTACAGACGAGGAAGAAACCAGCAGCCGTTTGGTCATGGGGAACTGCTTTGAGACGCCTGCGCAGGCTGTAAGCCCCACAGACACCAGGattcccagtccag GGCGATCGACGACCAGGACGACCGGCAGCGACCTCACCGCTACCACTGGCAAACTGTCGACGATCAGCAACTCATCTCTTGGGCAATCGATAGGCAGCAGCGTGACCATTGGTGACGCATACCCGGAGGGCCGGATCCTGGAGGCACCAAATCTCGTGATCTTTACCTTTGCTGAGCTGAGGAGCGCGACGAGGAACTTTAAGCCTGACAGTGTTCTTGGCGAAGGAGGATTCGGTAGGGTGTACAAGGGATGGGTGGACGAGAAGACCCTGAATCCAACGAAGAGTGGGATTGGGATGATTGTGGCTGTCAAGAAACTGAACCCTGAGAGCTTGCAAGGGTTGGAGGAATGGCAG TCTGAAGTGAATTTTCTAGGGAGGTTGTCACACCCCAATCTTGTTAGGCTCTTAGGCTACTGCTGGGAGGAGAAGGAGCTTCTCCTTGTCTATGAGTACATGGCAAAAGGGAGCTTGGAGAATCATCTTTTCAGAA AAGGAAAAGCTTACGAGCCGCTCTCGTGGGACTTAAGGATGAAGATAGCGATCGGTGCGGCTCGAGGTCTTGCTTTCCTGCATCTGTCGGAGAAGCAAGTCATATATCGGGACTTCAAGGCCTCCAACATCCTTCTTGACGCC AACTTCGTCCCCAAGCTCTCGGACTTCGGGCTGGCGAAGAACGGGCCGACCGGAGGGCAATCCCATGTCACGACGCGAGTCATGGGCACCTATGGATATGCAGCTCCAGAGTACGTCGCCACAG GTCATCTGTACGTGAAGAGCGACGTGTACGGGTTCGGCGTGGTGTTGCTGGAGATGCTCTCCGGGCTGCGGGCGCTGGACACGACGCGGCCGAGCGGGCACCACAACCTGGTGGACTTCGCCAAGCCATTTCTGTCGGATCGACGTAAGCTGGCCCGGCTGATGGACCCGAGGCTGGAGGGGAGGTACCCGTCGAAGGCTGCACAGCAGGCGGCGCAGCTCACGGTCAGGTGCCTGGCCGGCGACCCGAAGAGTCGCCCATCGATGAAGGAGGTCGTGGAGACGCTGGAGCATATCGAGGTCATGACGAGCAGGCCGAGGGAGTCGAAATCCGGTTCTCCCCGGCCTTTATCAAGATAA